The following coding sequences are from one Flavobacteriales bacterium window:
- a CDS encoding acyl-CoA dehydrogenase, which yields MEFNLSEEHMMIRQAARDFANEELKPGVIERDELQKFPEEQVKKMAELGFLGMMVDPQYGGGGMDTVSYVLAMEEISKVDASASVVMSVNNSLVCWGLEKYANEEQKQKYLVPLAKGEKLGAFCLSEPEAGSDATQQRTTAEDKGDYYLLNGTKNWITNGNTASTYLVIAQTRPEDGHKGINALIVEKGMEGFEVGPKENKLGIRGSDTHSLMFTDVKVPKANRIGEDGFGFKFAMKTLEGGRIGIASQALGIASGAYELALAYSKERKSFGQEISKHQAIQFKLADMATEIEAARMLCLKSAWQKDNDLDYSLTGSMAKLYASRVAMAVTTEAVQVHGGYGFVKEYHVERLMRDAKITQIYEGTSEIQKIVISRSILKG from the coding sequence ATGGAGTTTAACTTATCGGAAGAACATATGATGATCAGGCAGGCTGCGAGGGATTTCGCAAATGAAGAACTGAAGCCTGGTGTCATAGAGAGAGATGAATTGCAAAAGTTTCCTGAGGAACAGGTCAAGAAAATGGCAGAGCTTGGCTTTCTCGGGATGATGGTTGATCCGCAGTACGGAGGTGGAGGTATGGATACAGTATCTTATGTTCTGGCGATGGAAGAAATTTCCAAAGTCGATGCATCGGCTTCCGTTGTTATGTCCGTGAATAATTCCCTGGTATGCTGGGGACTTGAGAAATACGCCAACGAGGAACAAAAACAAAAGTACCTCGTTCCCCTGGCCAAAGGCGAAAAGCTGGGTGCTTTTTGTCTGTCGGAGCCCGAGGCGGGATCCGATGCTACCCAACAACGCACAACAGCCGAAGATAAAGGAGATTACTACCTTCTGAACGGAACCAAGAACTGGATTACCAATGGAAATACGGCATCCACTTATCTGGTGATCGCACAGACCAGACCCGAGGACGGCCACAAAGGCATCAATGCGCTGATCGTAGAAAAGGGCATGGAAGGTTTTGAGGTGGGTCCTAAGGAGAATAAATTGGGCATTCGTGGCTCGGATACACATTCGTTGATGTTCACCGATGTGAAGGTGCCCAAGGCGAACAGGATAGGAGAAGATGGATTCGGTTTTAAATTTGCCATGAAGACCCTCGAAGGTGGCCGTATAGGAATCGCCTCGCAGGCATTGGGTATCGCTTCCGGAGCATATGAACTGGCATTGGCGTATTCAAAAGAAAGAAAATCATTTGGTCAGGAAATCAGCAAACATCAGGCGATTCAATTCAAATTGGCCGACATGGCCACGGAAATAGAAGCTGCACGGATGCTTTGCCTGAAATCAGCCTGGCAAAAGGATAACGACCTGGATTATTCGTTGACCGGCTCCATGGCAAAACTATATGCCTCCCGGGTGGCTATGGCTGTCACCACTGAAGCGGTGCAGGTGCACGGTGGATACGGATTCGTTAAAGAATATCATGTTGAAAGATTGATGAGGGACGCCAAGATCACCCAGATCTACGAAGGCACCTCCGAAATACAGAAGATCGTGATCTCACGGTCTATTTTGAAAGGATAA
- a CDS encoding biopolymer transporter ExbD → MAIRSRNKVEVGFSMSSMTDVVFLLLIFFMLTSTLVTTNAVNVSLPNSETRTPQVDNVAVSITEDLQYFVNKKPTSEEGLESALQQVMASRPEATIMLHADKTIPLDNAVKVLGIAYKNKYKIVLATAPK, encoded by the coding sequence ATGGCAATCCGTTCAAGAAATAAGGTGGAAGTAGGATTCAGCATGTCGTCGATGACAGACGTTGTTTTCTTGCTTTTGATCTTTTTCATGCTCACCTCCACTCTGGTTACCACCAATGCGGTGAATGTGAGTCTGCCCAATTCGGAAACCCGAACACCGCAAGTTGATAATGTGGCGGTCTCCATTACGGAAGACCTGCAGTATTTTGTAAATAAAAAACCGACTTCTGAAGAGGGGCTAGAGTCCGCTTTGCAACAAGTCATGGCCAGCCGCCCGGAAGCCACCATCATGCTTCATGCAGATAAAACCATCCCATTGGACAATGCCGTAAAGGTTCTCGGTATCGCTTATAAGAACAAATACAAGATCGTGTTGGCGACAGCACCCAAATAG
- a CDS encoding MotA/TolQ/ExbB proton channel family protein, with protein MQISISGDSLANAAQMGEMQHEETLSVFSLLVKGGLVMIPLAILSLMAVYIFIERMLAIRKASEEDNHFMNNIRDFIHDGKLDSAKDLCKRTDNPIARMIEKGLSRLGRPLTDISTAIENVARLEVFKLEKTLATLATIAGAAPMLGFLGTVIGMIRAFHNMATGGANIEVNALAGGIYEAMVTTAAGLTIGIIAYVGYNILVSRVEKVVNKMEARSIEFLDVLHEPAKK; from the coding sequence ATGCAGATTTCTATTTCCGGCGATTCGCTGGCCAACGCCGCCCAGATGGGTGAAATGCAGCACGAAGAAACCCTAAGTGTTTTCTCCTTGTTGGTGAAAGGCGGCCTGGTCATGATACCATTGGCCATCCTTTCCCTGATGGCGGTCTATATTTTCATTGAGCGCATGCTTGCCATCCGCAAAGCCTCTGAAGAGGACAACCACTTCATGAACAACATCCGGGATTTCATCCATGATGGAAAACTGGACTCTGCAAAGGACCTGTGCAAACGCACCGACAATCCCATTGCACGTATGATCGAGAAAGGATTATCGCGGTTGGGGCGTCCCCTTACTGATATCAGCACAGCGATTGAGAACGTGGCCAGACTGGAAGTTTTCAAACTTGAAAAAACATTGGCAACACTGGCGACCATTGCAGGTGCCGCGCCTATGCTCGGTTTTTTGGGTACGGTCATCGGGATGATCCGCGCCTTCCACAACATGGCCACCGGTGGCGCAAATATTGAAGTGAATGCCCTGGCCGGTGGTATCTATGAAGCCATGGTCACCACGGCTGCCGGTCTGACCATCGGGATCATTGCCTATGTCGGATACAACATCCTCGTATCAAGGGTGGAAAAAGTGGTGAACAAAATGGAGGCTCGTTCCATCGAATTCCTGGACGTACTCCATGAACCCGCTAAAAAATAA
- a CDS encoding UDP-N-acetylmuramoyl-tripeptide--D-alanyl-D-alanine ligase: protein MTVHPSISQLHEIFSDHPTICTDSRNIQKEAIFFALRGAQFNGNTHASEALDKGCSFAVIDDPEVATNDRFILVEDVLQTLQKLAHHHRMQFDIPVIAITGTNGKTTTKELCNAVLSQQFETIATEGNFNNHIGLPLTLLRITGETDMAIVEMGANHPGEIAFLCNIAAPTHGLITNIGKAHLEGFGSAEGVLRTKKELYDYLERTDGTCFIHLEDEVLQGICKVKDRVSYSDKQASPDNESTSPYMHFNYVEDGQNHPVQSKLIGSYNMSNALAAISVGRHFGIDIPHIVRAIATYQPSNNRSQVVDTGRNTLILDAYNANPTSVQAALESFLSSPFPKKMIILGDMLELGDQSATEHAKVLDQITQYDDLKVILVGEEFSGLPKSDSGYHRFTSTEQAKDWLSREKPSGYTVLLKGSRKLKLETLKDSL from the coding sequence ATGACCGTTCACCCGTCCATCAGTCAACTTCACGAGATCTTCTCAGATCACCCTACCATATGTACAGATTCCAGGAATATACAGAAAGAAGCGATATTCTTTGCGCTGCGGGGTGCTCAGTTCAATGGCAATACCCATGCTTCGGAAGCCCTTGACAAGGGATGCTCTTTTGCCGTAATTGATGATCCGGAAGTTGCAACAAATGACCGCTTTATTCTGGTTGAGGACGTACTGCAAACGCTACAAAAACTGGCGCATCATCACCGTATGCAATTTGACATTCCTGTGATAGCCATTACAGGAACCAATGGCAAAACCACTACAAAGGAGTTGTGTAATGCCGTGTTGAGCCAACAGTTTGAGACTATCGCCACCGAAGGAAACTTCAACAATCACATCGGGCTTCCGCTTACCTTGCTTCGCATCACCGGTGAAACGGATATGGCCATTGTGGAAATGGGTGCAAACCATCCCGGAGAGATCGCCTTCCTTTGTAATATTGCCGCACCCACCCACGGCCTGATCACCAATATCGGTAAAGCCCATCTGGAAGGATTCGGATCCGCGGAAGGTGTTCTTCGTACAAAAAAAGAGTTGTATGACTATCTCGAACGTACGGATGGTACGTGCTTCATCCATCTTGAAGATGAAGTATTACAAGGCATATGTAAAGTAAAGGATAGGGTTTCATATAGCGATAAACAAGCTTCGCCGGATAATGAAAGTACTTCGCCCTATATGCATTTTAATTATGTGGAGGATGGGCAAAACCATCCGGTTCAGAGCAAACTTATCGGTAGCTACAATATGTCCAATGCCCTGGCCGCTATTTCGGTAGGCAGGCATTTTGGGATAGACATACCGCATATTGTCCGGGCCATCGCAACATATCAACCGTCAAATAACCGGTCACAGGTGGTTGACACAGGTAGGAACACATTGATACTGGATGCGTACAATGCCAACCCTACAAGTGTACAGGCCGCACTGGAATCGTTCCTTTCCAGTCCATTCCCGAAGAAAATGATCATCCTGGGTGATATGCTGGAGCTTGGAGATCAGTCTGCTACAGAGCATGCTAAGGTTTTGGATCAGATTACCCAATACGATGATCTGAAGGTGATACTGGTTGGGGAAGAATTCTCCGGCTTACCGAAGTCTGACTCAGGGTACCACCGCTTTACCTCAACGGAACAAGCAAAAGATTGGTTGTCCCGTGAAAAACCATCGGGTTATACCGTTCTCTTAAAGGGTTCAAGAAAGTTGAAGCTGGAGACTTTGAAGGATAGTCTTTGA
- the nhaD gene encoding sodium:proton antiporter NhaD: MYVLMVLVFVLGYAAIALEHPLKIDKAASALITGVLCWTLYILGAEGIVDFSAIPAFFFEMISEGGRELNQHETIVEYVAHFQLLEHVGEIASILFFLLGAMTIVEVIDAHEGFRLITDRVTTTNRVKLIWILSILTFFFSAALDNLTTAIVMAALLKKLMKGKDDLWMFAGMVVLAANAGGAWSPIGDVTTIMLWIGGQVSAMNIILMLIAPSLVCMLLPLIVLSFRMKGDVERPASVTEREHQEDPTTPAERKLVFFLGVGGLLFVPIFKTFTHLPPFMGMLFSLGVMWVVTELIHKGKLAEIKSKHTVIGVLKKVDVPTIFFFLGILTAVAALQSAGHLVQLAGFLEDKVGNMYAINIIIGLLSSIVDNVPLVAGAMGMYDVGPFIQGQSYPMDHAFWEFLAYCAGTGGSCLIIGSAAGVAIMGIMKIDFIWYLKKITWLALIGYLAGAAVYILMQSMHG, translated from the coding sequence ATGTACGTACTGATGGTACTCGTTTTTGTGCTCGGCTATGCGGCCATTGCACTTGAACATCCCCTTAAAATAGACAAAGCAGCCAGCGCCCTGATCACAGGTGTCCTATGCTGGACATTGTATATTCTCGGAGCCGAAGGCATCGTTGACTTCAGCGCAATACCGGCATTTTTCTTCGAAATGATCTCGGAAGGAGGGCGTGAACTCAACCAGCACGAAACCATTGTGGAGTATGTGGCGCACTTCCAGCTGCTGGAGCATGTGGGTGAGATCGCGAGTATCCTCTTCTTTCTTCTTGGTGCAATGACCATCGTGGAAGTGATTGACGCACATGAAGGCTTCCGTCTGATCACCGATCGGGTCACGACGACCAACAGGGTAAAACTTATCTGGATCCTCAGCATCCTGACCTTTTTCTTTTCCGCTGCGCTTGATAACCTTACCACAGCGATTGTGATGGCGGCATTGCTAAAGAAATTGATGAAAGGGAAGGACGACCTTTGGATGTTTGCAGGCATGGTCGTTCTGGCAGCGAATGCCGGAGGGGCCTGGTCGCCCATTGGAGATGTTACGACCATCATGCTATGGATCGGTGGACAGGTATCAGCCATGAACATCATCCTGATGCTTATTGCACCCTCCCTGGTGTGTATGCTTCTGCCTTTAATTGTATTGTCTTTCCGCATGAAGGGAGATGTAGAGCGACCCGCAAGTGTCACCGAAAGGGAACATCAGGAAGATCCTACGACCCCTGCTGAGCGGAAGCTCGTATTTTTCCTGGGGGTAGGCGGACTGCTTTTCGTTCCCATCTTTAAGACATTCACGCACCTTCCTCCGTTCATGGGTATGCTGTTTAGCCTGGGTGTCATGTGGGTGGTGACAGAATTGATCCACAAAGGCAAGCTGGCTGAAATAAAATCAAAGCATACAGTCATTGGCGTTCTTAAGAAGGTAGACGTACCTACGATCTTCTTCTTCCTGGGTATTCTTACCGCAGTGGCCGCTTTGCAATCTGCAGGCCATTTGGTTCAGCTCGCCGGATTTCTGGAAGACAAGGTGGGCAACATGTATGCGATCAACATTATCATTGGCCTTCTTTCCTCTATCGTAGATAACGTACCGCTTGTTGCAGGCGCCATGGGCATGTATGACGTCGGTCCGTTTATTCAGGGGCAGTCCTATCCGATGGACCATGCCTTCTGGGAGTTTCTGGCCTACTGTGCCGGTACGGGCGGTAGCTGTCTGATCATTGGCTCTGCGGCCGGTGTTGCGATCATGGGTATCATGAAGATCGACTTTATCTGGTACCTCAAAAAGATCACCTGGCTGGCCCTTATCGGGTATCTGGCCGGTGCTGCCGTATATATCCTCATGCAGAGCATGCACGGGTAA
- a CDS encoding type IX secretion system membrane protein PorP/SprF: MKKAIFSLILIAAFFCIPTQKAYAQDPEFTQFYANPLYLNPAFAGTGRCPRIIMNYRNQWPAISGTFVTYAASYDQHIDALQGGLGLSVLNDKAGQATYNLTHFAGMYSYQLNISRQFSVKVGFQAMYIQRKIDWDKLNFGDQIDPKYGFVYPTNEVRPPDSRGYVDFSAGILGYSKRYFFGFAAHHLTEPDEAFIAAGTSKLPMKYTGHAGALLPMDRGEESSISPNILWQQQGDFKQLNLGLYLSKGPLVAGLWSRIVERDALIIVLGFQEGIVKFGYSYDVTISKLSNATAGAHEFSFQLQFECRPKKRKFRTISCPSF, translated from the coding sequence ATGAAAAAAGCTATATTCTCACTTATATTGATTGCCGCATTCTTCTGTATCCCGACACAGAAGGCGTATGCTCAGGATCCTGAGTTCACGCAGTTTTATGCCAATCCCTTGTATCTGAACCCTGCTTTTGCGGGAACAGGTCGTTGTCCGCGTATTATTATGAACTACCGGAACCAATGGCCGGCGATCTCTGGTACATTTGTTACTTATGCAGCATCGTATGACCAGCATATTGATGCCTTACAAGGCGGCCTTGGTTTATCAGTATTGAACGATAAAGCCGGTCAGGCTACCTACAACCTGACACATTTTGCAGGAATGTATTCCTACCAATTGAATATCAGCCGCCAGTTCTCGGTCAAGGTAGGATTTCAGGCCATGTATATCCAACGTAAGATTGACTGGGACAAGCTTAATTTCGGCGATCAGATCGATCCTAAATATGGATTTGTATATCCTACCAATGAAGTAAGACCTCCGGATAGCCGTGGTTATGTGGATTTCTCAGCTGGTATATTAGGATATTCCAAACGATATTTCTTTGGCTTTGCAGCGCATCACCTCACAGAACCTGATGAGGCTTTCATTGCAGCAGGCACCAGTAAATTACCTATGAAATATACCGGTCATGCCGGAGCCTTGCTACCCATGGACAGAGGAGAAGAGTCTTCGATCTCTCCCAACATTCTGTGGCAGCAACAAGGAGACTTCAAACAGTTGAACCTTGGATTATATCTTAGTAAAGGGCCGCTGGTAGCAGGTCTTTGGTCAAGAATTGTTGAAAGGGATGCACTGATCATCGTACTCGGCTTCCAGGAAGGTATTGTGAAGTTTGGCTATAGCTACGATGTAACCATCTCAAAGCTGAGTAATGCCACAGCAGGTGCACACGAGTTCAGCTTCCAGTTACAATTCGAGTGCAGACCTAAGAAACGTAAATTCAGGACAATAAGCTGTCCTTCATTTTAG
- a CDS encoding SLBB domain-containing protein has product MDQNKSKGRGILKVLWGALFISFMHVSMGQTPETTTPSQKAMAISKLKEAGVTDEQIAAIMGGKSPVKDSVPTAAAADRLRVQEKDTSLAALPSGPKGELLDSTMVPIDTNGVYGHALFRNTSLKHYDRTKDLNPPDNYVIGPGDQIGVSVWGFSEFNGLFRVQQDGYIEHRLVGRMYVKGQTFGEARKSIAQKFGKQLDLRNSEISINLSSSRMINVNIVGEVKHPGTYTIPAINTAFMALVAAGGPGESGSVRNILIKRGGKTVDTLDVYKFLMNPGSEDAIYLQENDYIFVQVAGKVLSIQGEVRRPMRYELKQGEYLMDLISYAGGFHAAAYKSVLQLTRFQHNHEVLISVNLDSLNQIQQPFGVEDGDRVEVRAIREGYVNHVKAIGAFKIPGDYEVRPGDRVSDMLRKCDGLSIDAFAERAFVIRREEDMSRTYFLVNLRDVLENEGSKDNIELKGKDEVIVLSRIDFQDDFEVEVFGAVRKPGKFIYGSGLSLNDAIFLAGGLKKEAAYNRVEIFRVVDYQSDKNALIPIKAIVNTIEVNGNLSLDKANEIQLQPFDEVFVRTNPDFEPAMNVYLGGEVKYPGTYALLKKNETVAELVKRAGGLNDYAFVQGVTMNRALDSIGTVYLDLETAIRRPKSKYNLVLSQGDSINIPKTLDLIHISGSLGYETDQAISAPFFGKRASFYVRHFAGGFNRMSNRRETYVIYPSGIMRKTFNMGLFKIFPRVRKGCRIVVHRKPDKNDAERKPTDWNRAIENFTIKATGVLTLWILADKITN; this is encoded by the coding sequence ATGGATCAAAACAAGTCTAAAGGCAGAGGCATACTCAAGGTCCTGTGGGGCGCATTGTTTATTTCATTCATGCACGTGTCCATGGGGCAAACCCCTGAGACCACCACACCTTCGCAAAAGGCCATGGCCATCAGTAAGCTCAAGGAAGCCGGCGTAACTGACGAGCAAATTGCTGCCATCATGGGTGGCAAGTCGCCGGTCAAAGACTCGGTTCCAACGGCTGCCGCTGCGGACAGGCTTCGGGTTCAGGAGAAGGATACTTCGTTGGCAGCATTGCCCAGCGGGCCTAAAGGTGAGTTGTTGGATTCTACCATGGTGCCGATTGATACCAACGGGGTTTATGGCCATGCACTTTTCCGGAATACTTCACTTAAACACTATGACCGGACAAAGGATTTAAATCCTCCGGATAATTATGTGATCGGACCAGGGGATCAGATCGGTGTTTCTGTGTGGGGGTTCAGTGAATTCAATGGATTGTTCCGCGTTCAACAAGATGGTTATATAGAGCACCGCCTTGTTGGAAGAATGTACGTCAAAGGCCAGACATTCGGGGAGGCCAGAAAGTCCATCGCACAGAAGTTTGGTAAGCAACTTGACCTGAGAAATTCAGAGATCTCCATTAACCTGTCATCTTCCCGGATGATCAATGTGAATATCGTAGGAGAAGTGAAGCATCCGGGAACGTATACCATACCTGCTATCAATACCGCCTTCATGGCATTGGTGGCAGCCGGTGGTCCGGGTGAGTCAGGAAGTGTACGTAATATTCTTATCAAGAGAGGTGGAAAGACGGTTGATACGTTGGATGTGTATAAGTTTCTGATGAACCCCGGATCGGAAGACGCCATATATCTTCAGGAAAACGATTACATTTTTGTACAGGTGGCGGGCAAAGTGCTGAGCATTCAGGGAGAAGTCAGAAGGCCAATGAGGTATGAACTCAAGCAGGGTGAATATCTCATGGATCTCATCAGCTATGCAGGTGGATTCCATGCCGCTGCTTATAAGTCCGTGTTACAACTGACCCGATTTCAACACAACCATGAAGTGTTGATCAGTGTGAACCTGGACAGCCTTAATCAGATACAACAACCGTTTGGTGTGGAAGATGGGGATCGTGTGGAAGTTCGTGCCATCAGGGAAGGTTATGTGAATCATGTGAAGGCCATCGGTGCATTTAAAATTCCCGGAGACTACGAGGTGCGTCCGGGTGATAGGGTCTCAGATATGCTTCGGAAGTGTGATGGCCTCAGCATTGATGCGTTTGCAGAAAGGGCCTTTGTTATCCGACGAGAAGAGGATATGAGCAGGACCTATTTCCTGGTGAACCTGCGCGATGTTCTTGAAAATGAAGGCAGCAAGGATAATATCGAGTTAAAAGGCAAGGACGAAGTGATCGTACTATCCAGAATCGATTTTCAGGATGATTTCGAGGTGGAAGTCTTCGGTGCGGTCAGAAAACCCGGAAAGTTCATCTACGGATCGGGCCTTTCATTGAATGACGCTATCTTTTTAGCCGGGGGCCTGAAAAAAGAGGCAGCTTACAATCGGGTGGAAATCTTCAGGGTGGTGGATTATCAATCGGATAAAAATGCCCTGATTCCTATTAAGGCTATCGTTAATACCATAGAAGTGAATGGAAATCTTAGTCTGGATAAAGCCAATGAGATACAATTGCAACCATTTGATGAAGTCTTTGTAAGGACCAATCCGGATTTTGAGCCGGCAATGAATGTATACCTTGGGGGTGAAGTGAAATATCCGGGTACTTATGCACTGCTCAAGAAGAATGAAACGGTAGCGGAGCTGGTTAAAAGAGCGGGAGGTCTGAATGACTATGCTTTTGTTCAGGGCGTGACAATGAACAGGGCGCTGGACAGCATAGGCACAGTATACCTCGACCTTGAAACAGCTATTAGAAGACCGAAATCAAAGTATAACCTGGTTTTGTCTCAAGGCGATTCCATCAACATTCCCAAAACGTTGGACCTGATCCATATCTCGGGTTCCCTCGGATATGAAACGGATCAGGCCATCAGCGCGCCTTTCTTTGGTAAGCGTGCCAGCTTTTATGTAAGGCATTTTGCCGGAGGCTTCAATCGGATGAGCAACCGCAGGGAGACATACGTGATATACCCCAGTGGTATCATGCGAAAAACGTTTAATATGGGTTTATTCAAAATATTTCCACGCGTTAGAAAGGGATGTAGAATTGTGGTTCACAGGAAACCGGACAAGAACGATGCGGAAAGAAAGCCAACCGATTGGAACCGGGCTATAGAGAACTTCACCATTAAGGCTACGGGTGTACTGACTTTATGGATTCTGGCGGATAAGATAACCAACTAA
- a CDS encoding SUMF1/EgtB/PvdO family nonheme iron enzyme, with protein sequence MNRRNVISGIACTLGVLVLASCGKDRSSSTGWNYNDPKNGGFEVVYYEEQETGPGLVLIEGGTFVFGRVEQDFVYDWDNIPRRTTVSSFYMDETEVANIHWLEYLWWSSRVFGMDYPEVYETRLPDTLVWRERLAYNEPYVELYLRHPAYHFYPVVGVSWVQATDFCAWRTDRVNEMILIREGVLRVNPDQINEDNFNTDAYLAGQYEGLVKDLLYDYDPTRDSRKVRMEDGILLPRYRLPTEAEWEYAALGLIGNTVFERVTERRLYPWNGHMARNPDERYKGLFLANFVRGRGDMMGVAGYLNDNADVTSPVHSYWPNDYGLYNMPGNVSEWTMDVYRPLSLEDQDEFRAFRGNIFKTQLRDDEGYIAEKDSLGRVQWRDVNDKDDNLSNRRNYRVADNRNNLDGDQESEVTYNYGVASMLNDQARVFKGGSWRDRQYWLVPGTRRYLDENQSAATLGFRCAMHRVGSPTGFGGSPYGR encoded by the coding sequence ATGAACAGGAGAAACGTGATATCGGGGATTGCCTGCACTTTGGGGGTGCTGGTACTGGCTTCATGCGGAAAGGACAGGTCGTCCTCCACCGGATGGAACTACAACGATCCGAAAAACGGTGGTTTTGAGGTCGTTTACTATGAAGAACAGGAAACCGGCCCCGGTCTTGTATTGATCGAAGGCGGTACCTTCGTGTTCGGACGTGTGGAACAGGACTTCGTATATGACTGGGATAATATCCCACGCAGAACCACTGTGTCTTCATTCTATATGGATGAAACTGAAGTCGCAAACATTCACTGGCTCGAATATTTATGGTGGTCTTCCCGTGTATTCGGTATGGACTACCCCGAGGTTTATGAAACACGTCTTCCGGATACCCTGGTATGGCGGGAGAGACTGGCATACAATGAACCTTACGTAGAATTATACCTCCGCCATCCTGCATACCACTTCTATCCCGTTGTGGGTGTAAGCTGGGTACAGGCAACTGACTTTTGTGCCTGGAGAACCGACCGTGTCAATGAAATGATCCTTATTCGTGAAGGTGTTTTGCGGGTGAATCCGGATCAGATCAACGAAGACAACTTTAATACTGACGCATACCTTGCAGGTCAGTACGAAGGTCTGGTAAAAGACCTCCTGTATGACTACGACCCAACAAGGGATAGCCGTAAGGTGAGAATGGAAGATGGTATTCTTTTGCCTCGCTATCGTCTGCCTACGGAAGCAGAGTGGGAATATGCCGCTTTGGGATTGATCGGAAATACCGTATTTGAAAGGGTTACCGAACGTAGATTATATCCATGGAACGGTCACATGGCAAGAAACCCGGATGAACGATATAAAGGGCTTTTCCTGGCCAACTTTGTGAGAGGCCGTGGTGACATGATGGGTGTTGCCGGATATCTTAATGACAACGCCGATGTGACCTCACCTGTACATTCATACTGGCCTAATGACTACGGACTGTACAACATGCCTGGAAACGTCAGTGAATGGACCATGGATGTTTATCGCCCGTTGTCTTTGGAAGATCAGGACGAGTTCAGGGCCTTCCGTGGAAATATTTTCAAAACTCAGCTTCGTGACGATGAAGGTTATATCGCAGAGAAAGACAGCCTCGGCCGTGTTCAATGGCGTGATGTTAACGACAAAGACGATAACCTCAGCAATCGCCGTAACTATCGTGTGGCTGACAACCGGAACAACCTTGATGGTGACCAGGAAAGTGAAGTTACCTACAACTATGGTGTGGCTTCCATGCTGAACGATCAGGCCAGGGTTTTCAAAGGCGGATCATGGAGAGACCGTCAATACTGGCTTGTTCCGGGAACACGGAGATACCTGGATGAAAACCAGTCCGCTGCGACACTTGGTTTCCGTTGTGCCATGCATCGTGTAGGTAGTCCAACCGGTTTCGGTGGATCACCATACGGAAGATAA
- a CDS encoding anhydro-N-acetylmuramic acid kinase encodes MSGTSLDGVDIADVTFSREGTRWSYHWNGGKCIPYDADWKERLQEASLLDGASLIHLHRTYGKYLAGIADDFLKRESSPVDLIASHGHTIFHQPERGMNFQLGDGSEIAVRCQQPVVFDFRSADIALGGQGAPLVPVGDALLFDSYAACLNLGGFANISFEQEGRRKAFDIGPCNILFNRYAEKTGREYDAEGALARAGTVRHAVVSRLIDLTPPRGISLGREWLEKDIWPCLDQYALSPEDGCATVREYLLHLLNELIKEIRPNDGQVLITGGGAFNTHLIDGLRQTHHNRIMIPEDHLVMYKEAMIFAFLGLLRMLEKTNVLQDVTGAMRDHCSGLVAWG; translated from the coding sequence ATGTCCGGAACATCGCTGGACGGAGTAGACATTGCAGACGTGACTTTTTCCCGGGAGGGAACCCGCTGGTCCTACCATTGGAATGGAGGGAAATGTATTCCTTATGATGCCGACTGGAAGGAACGATTGCAAGAGGCATCGTTACTTGACGGAGCATCTCTGATACATTTACACCGCACTTATGGGAAATATCTTGCCGGGATTGCGGATGATTTTCTCAAAAGAGAATCATCACCTGTAGATCTGATCGCATCACACGGCCATACCATTTTTCATCAGCCGGAACGCGGCATGAATTTTCAGCTTGGGGACGGCAGTGAGATCGCCGTCCGTTGTCAACAACCGGTTGTGTTTGATTTTCGGTCCGCAGACATAGCCCTGGGAGGCCAGGGTGCACCACTTGTTCCCGTGGGCGATGCGCTGTTGTTCGATTCATATGCTGCGTGCCTGAACCTGGGTGGGTTTGCCAACATCTCATTTGAACAGGAGGGCAGGCGAAAAGCCTTTGATATCGGACCATGCAATATCCTCTTCAACCGCTATGCAGAAAAAACAGGCAGGGAATATGATGCAGAAGGAGCTCTTGCCAGGGCAGGAACCGTACGGCATGCTGTTGTTTCCCGGTTAATTGACCTGACACCGCCCCGGGGAATTTCCCTGGGTCGCGAATGGTTGGAAAAAGACATCTGGCCCTGCCTGGATCAATACGCCCTTTCACCTGAGGACGGATGTGCCACCGTGAGGGAATACCTGCTTCATCTTCTAAATGAATTGATCAAGGAAATCCGGCCAAACGATGGACAGGTACTGATCACCGGAGGTGGTGCATTCAATACACATCTGATTGATGGGCTACGTCAGACACATCATAACCGTATCATGATCCCGGAAGACCATCTTGTTATGTACAAGGAAGCCATGATCTTTGCCTTTCTGGGATTGCTCAGAATGCTTGAAAAAACCAATGTGCTTCAGGATGTAACAGGTGCAATGCGGGACCATTGCAGCGGACTGGTTGCCTGGGGTTAA